From a single Vibrio sp. BS-M-Sm-2 genomic region:
- a CDS encoding HD-GYP domain-containing protein produces MSRKPIVLVVDDTPSNLDVLTAILKDTYQVKVAINGTIGIKIAKMVPQPDLILLDIIMPDIDGYEVCRQLKAQPNTAHIPIIFVTAKIGPEAEVKGLSLGAIDYLTKPITPEIALQRVKTHIALYDQQRALFSQVKEKTQEINLGKLETLNILGRAAEFKDNETGMHVMRMSHYCEILAKALGMTDEDAETLRDAAPMHDIGKIGIPDSVLLKPGKLDVDEWTIMQKHVEYGVEILGRQSDSKLMRMAIQVAQYHHEKWDGSGYPNQIAGEEIPLVGRIAAVADVFDALTAERPYKKAWSVDEALALFEEQKGKHFDPRIVDLLFENLPQILSIKEKFKDE; encoded by the coding sequence ATGAGTCGTAAGCCTATAGTGTTAGTCGTGGATGACACCCCGAGCAACTTGGACGTGTTAACTGCAATACTCAAAGATACTTATCAAGTAAAGGTTGCGATTAACGGTACCATCGGTATTAAGATTGCCAAGATGGTACCTCAGCCTGATCTTATTCTCCTTGATATCATTATGCCTGACATCGATGGCTACGAAGTGTGCCGTCAATTAAAAGCTCAGCCAAATACTGCGCATATCCCCATTATATTCGTTACCGCGAAGATTGGCCCTGAAGCTGAAGTGAAAGGCTTGTCCTTAGGTGCAATTGATTATTTAACGAAGCCAATTACACCTGAAATTGCACTACAACGTGTAAAAACCCATATTGCTCTTTATGACCAGCAACGTGCGTTGTTTAGTCAGGTGAAAGAGAAAACTCAAGAGATCAATCTGGGTAAGCTAGAGACCCTTAACATATTGGGTAGGGCGGCTGAATTTAAAGATAATGAAACCGGCATGCATGTAATGCGTATGAGCCATTATTGCGAAATATTAGCCAAGGCGTTAGGCATGACAGACGAAGACGCTGAAACCCTGCGTGACGCGGCTCCAATGCACGATATTGGCAAGATTGGTATTCCAGATAGTGTGTTACTCAAGCCTGGTAAATTGGACGTCGACGAATGGACCATCATGCAGAAGCATGTCGAGTATGGTGTTGAGATCCTTGGAAGACAGAGTGACTCCAAGCTGATGCGCATGGCGATTCAGGTAGCACAATATCATCATGAAAAATGGGATGGCAGTGGTTATCCAAACCAGATCGCGGGTGAAGAAATTCCTTTAGTAGGAAGAATTGCTGCGGTCGCTGATGTATTTGATGCACTGACGGCAGAGCGTCCTTATAAAAAAGCGTGGAGTGTCGATGAAGCGCTCGCTTTGTTTGAAGAGCAAAAAGGCAAACACTTTGACCCTCGAATTGTCGATTTACTGTTTGAAAACCTACCTCAAATATTAAGTATCAAAGAGAAGTTTAAAGATGAGTGA
- a CDS encoding LysR family transcriptional regulator has translation MINPLWLNTFKTLVEVGHFTQTAEKLYMTQPGVSQHIKKLEQACNCDLLSRENKSFELTEQGRIMYRYALKLEKDQEDLFESLSFDNPYAGQCHLSCSGSLSLRLYPKLLELQQQHQDLSINLEAAPNKKILNDLIQGTTDIGIVRHSPNDSYYQSQVIGKEALCLIVHSSLAHLEITPQVLHDIGLIAHPDSAHYLSLYFDLCGDKDLANINVNEIPRSGYINQLHQILLPVSKGLGFTVLPAGAVEHFPERDKLYVVPPKVEVEETLYLVQKRNRKLPHRYNTVIKLIKQNVSN, from the coding sequence ATGATTAATCCACTTTGGCTCAATACATTTAAGACTCTGGTTGAAGTTGGACATTTCACCCAAACCGCAGAAAAGTTGTACATGACACAACCAGGAGTGAGCCAGCACATCAAGAAGCTTGAACAAGCTTGCAATTGTGACCTGCTATCTCGGGAAAATAAAAGCTTCGAGCTGACCGAACAGGGTCGGATTATGTATCGCTATGCGCTCAAGCTAGAAAAAGACCAAGAAGATTTATTCGAATCTCTGAGTTTTGATAATCCTTATGCTGGACAATGTCACCTGTCTTGCTCTGGTTCACTCTCTTTACGTCTGTACCCCAAGCTTCTTGAACTTCAGCAGCAACACCAAGATCTGAGCATTAACTTAGAAGCGGCTCCAAACAAAAAGATATTGAATGACCTGATCCAAGGCACCACCGATATCGGCATTGTTAGGCACTCCCCAAACGACAGTTACTATCAGAGCCAAGTCATTGGTAAAGAAGCACTCTGCCTCATCGTTCACAGCAGTCTGGCTCACTTAGAGATAACACCACAAGTACTGCACGACATTGGCCTTATTGCGCATCCAGATTCTGCTCACTACCTGTCTTTGTATTTCGATTTGTGTGGAGACAAGGATCTCGCGAACATCAACGTTAATGAAATACCAAGATCTGGCTACATCAATCAGCTTCACCAGATCTTGCTGCCAGTATCGAAAGGGCTTGGGTTTACGGTTTTACCTGCGGGCGCTGTAGAGCATTTTCCAGAACGCGATAAGTTGTATGTTGTCCCGCCAAAAGTGGAAGTTGAAGAAACACTGTATTTGGTTCAGAAGCGGAACCGAAAACTACCACACAGATACAACACAGTGATCAAGCTAATCAAACAAAACGTCAGTAATTAG